The genomic region GGCAGACCCACACAGAGCGAGGAGTGATCCAAGAATGGAAAGGAAGAGTACCAGCATGTGAGGCATGTAAAAGAAGATAGATCGTGACATTTAATGCCAGGGAAATCATTACACACTGCTTCTTAAGMAAGCAAATATTGGCATCACAATATTGGCTTATCCATACCCTGTACTAAWCATGAACACATTCTGATCACAGTCAAAATACCCTCCCGCGATCACACACCAACGCTAGTACTATAGCATGSCAACACAAGTACGTTCACACAACATCACAACATSTGACTGGACCCTGATCTGCTTACAGGAGAAATCTGTCCTGCTTCATTTGAGGTTCAGTTGTAAAACTAGCCACCCTCATCACCCATGCACAATACATAGCAAACCCAACAGTGAAACACACAGACTAGACACACACTgattaacatacacacacatggcgCTAGAAGCAGCCCGACGAACacatattcaaacacacacagttccaGAGGCggcccaacaaacacacacatgctgcacGACAGAGGATGGGGAGTCAGGGTTGGTGTGTTGCCATGGGGACCTACTGGGRTGGGTCTGTGGTGTCGGCGAGGGCAGGAGTGAGGGCGTACCTCGTCTGTCTCTGAAGAGCAGCGCGTCGACCACGCAAACTCCATGATGGCCACGAACACAGCGATGATGAGGCCACTGATCAACACCACGAAGATACCCCCGATGTTCTCCATGCCCAGACCTGTGGAGGAGAGACATGAtggttaatacacacacacatacagtaccaccaATATGCCCCTGATTTAACACAAGAACAgttacacacacaaaaccacaaacCCTGGTAATCTCCCAtcttacagtacattcagaacaCTCACAGACATTAGTTGAGATACAAAGCTGCAAAGACACTGGAAACAGAGTAGTGTACTGACCCTTGGCTCTGTGGTCCTCCTCTTTAGGGCACTGTCCTCCCTCCCACCACCTCCTCTTCAGGATCTCCAGCCTGTTGTTCTCCTGCAGGTGCAGGATGGCCATAGTGATCTCCTCTCTGAACGGAGATCCTGGGAGGGCGAAAGGAAAGAggtaggaggagaaagaggggattaaagatggaggggaagaggaaTTAAAAGGCTTgtggtctcctccccttctcatCCAGATGTTGTGGGTTGTACCACTCCcccgtctctccctgtctcccatcctccctctatTTCACCACCATTCTCACacaatctcttcttctctctttcccatctctccttttcccccatctctcctctccccatctctccatctctcctctttcccatctctcctctttcccatctctcccccatacctccctccatccctctctcatttctccctgcatacctccctccatcccaccctccatccctctccaccatacctccctccatccttccccatcatccctctatcctcctaTACCTCCCTCCACCCATTTCTCTACTAtacctcccttccttcctccctccattcctctcttccccatacctccctccccccatccttttctctccccatacctccctccatccctctctccccctatacCTCCATCCCTCGCTCACCCAGTGGCATGCCGATGCCGTAGCCCTTGGTGTCCAGCAGACCACCTATCTGGGTGAGGTTACAGTTGAGTTTGCGGTAGTACTCATTCATGGTGCTCTCCAGGAGGAAGGCATATTTAGAGTTGACCACGCGGGCAATGCCCTCCTCCGTGCTCTTCACAAACACACTGGGCTGCTTGGAGTGCATGTAGTTCCACATGCGCTGGTATGTCTGGTAGCGCGAGTtctggaggggggagggaggtgggggggggtggaggaaagagatggaggggtgggaaagggaaagggaaaggggagggaggagaagggaggggggagaagggataGAGACGGAAGGGTAGGAAAAGAGAGATATATACATTTCCTCATATTTCCTCATAATTAAACAGATGCATTATCCTTTATCCAGATGCAGCTGAATCAAACGCCAGGTGGTAGTGTACATACAATATGTCATGCTAAGGAACAGCATAGACACAGAGTCAAGGTAACAGCAACCAGTTAGATACAGTATTGTATATGCAACAAAAGAGGTGAGATGTGGGTTGGATGTGAAGGACTCTTCGGTAGTATGTACAGTTAAGAGGTACAGttaagaggtggagagagggatgatacAGCATCAAGGGAGGTCTGGGTAAGCACAATGAACATACACACAATAaagatacacaaacaaacactcacactctaacccccacacacacacacctaaacacttactcacaaacaca from Salvelinus sp. IW2-2015 unplaced genomic scaffold, ASM291031v2 Un_scaffold16639, whole genome shotgun sequence harbors:
- the LOC112080993 gene encoding glutamate receptor ionotropic, kainate 5-like gives rise to the protein MLLAYLAVSCVLFLAARLSPYEWYNPHPCLQGHKDMLENQYTLGNSLWFPVGGFMQQGSEIMPRALSTRCVSGVWWMFTLHSSSPPTRANLWETFWTFQRMEVPIESPDDLADQTNIEYGTIHGGSTMTFFMNSRYQTYQRMWNYMHSKQPSVFVKSTEEGIARVVNSKYAFLLESTMNEYYRKLNCNLTQIGGLLDTKGYGIGMPLGSPFREEITMAILHLQENNRLEILKRRWWEGGQCPKEEDHRAKGLGMENIGGIFVVLISGLIIAVFVAIMEFAWSTRCSSETDEVRPHSCPRRHHRPXPVGPHGNTPTLTPHPLSCSMCVFVGPPLELCVFEYVFVGLLLAPCVCMLISVCLVCVFHCWVCYVLCMGDEGG